Proteins found in one Streptomyces sp. CB09001 genomic segment:
- a CDS encoding S-methyl-5'-thioadenosine phosphorylase, producing MANKVKAENVRAEIGVIGGSGFYSFLDDVTEVRVDTPYGPPSDSLFVGEVAGRRVAFLPRHGRGHHLPPHRINYRANLWALRSVGARQVFGPCAVGGLRPEYGPGTLLVPDQFVDRTKSRPSTYFHGLPTPDGTVPNVVHVSLADPYCPTGRAAALKAARGRDWEPVDGGTLVVVEGPRFGTRAESLWHRAQGWSVVGMTGHPEAALARELELCYTSLTLVTDLDAGAESGEGVSHEEVLRVFAANVDRLRGVLFDAVAALPATGERDCPCGAALGGMDPGITLP from the coding sequence ATGGCGAACAAGGTGAAGGCCGAGAACGTGCGGGCCGAGATCGGCGTGATCGGCGGCTCCGGGTTCTACTCGTTCCTCGACGACGTGACCGAGGTCCGGGTGGACACCCCGTACGGGCCGCCCAGCGACTCCCTCTTCGTCGGCGAGGTCGCCGGGCGGCGGGTCGCCTTCCTCCCCCGGCACGGTCGCGGCCACCATCTGCCGCCGCACCGGATCAACTACCGCGCGAACCTGTGGGCACTGCGTTCGGTGGGCGCACGCCAGGTCTTCGGACCGTGTGCGGTCGGCGGCCTGCGCCCCGAGTACGGGCCGGGCACGCTGCTGGTGCCGGACCAGTTCGTCGACCGCACCAAGTCCCGCCCGTCGACCTACTTCCACGGGCTGCCGACGCCCGACGGCACGGTGCCCAACGTGGTGCACGTGTCGCTGGCCGACCCGTACTGCCCCACCGGACGGGCCGCCGCGCTGAAGGCGGCCCGGGGGCGGGACTGGGAACCGGTGGACGGCGGCACCCTGGTCGTGGTCGAGGGGCCCCGTTTCGGGACCCGCGCGGAGTCCCTGTGGCACCGGGCGCAGGGCTGGTCGGTGGTGGGGATGACCGGCCACCCGGAGGCGGCGCTCGCCCGTGAGCTGGAGCTCTGCTACACCTCGCTGACCCTCGTGACCGACCTCGACGCCGGCGCGGAGAGCGGCGAGGGCGTCTCGCACGAGGAGGTGCTGCGGGTGTTCGCGGCGAACGTGGACCGCCTGCGGGGCGTCCTGTTCGACGCGGTGGCCGCGCTGCCGGCGACCGGCGAGCGGGACTGCCCGTGCGGGGCGGCGCTGGGCGGGATGGATCCGGGGATCACGCTGCCTTAG
- the pfkB gene encoding 1-phosphofructokinase: MILTVTPNPSLDRTYEVPSLDRGEVVRATGERVDPGGKGVNVSRAVTAAGQRTVAVLPLGGAPGALVADLLDAQGIEVAPVPITGPTRSNIALAEADGVLTKINAPGPELTPAERELLLETVRRQSPGADWIACCGSLPRGLAPSWYADLVARAHTAGVRIALDTSGPALLRALRERPDVVKPNAEELAEAVGRPLATVGDAVKAAEELRELGARAVLASLGADGQLLVDDAGTWFGTARVGAVRSNVGAGDSSLAGFLVAGGTGPGALASAVAHGAAAVQLPGSVMPTPHDLDPAAVTVTTEVPVDRVLGEPAP; encoded by the coding sequence ATGATCCTGACCGTCACCCCCAACCCGTCGCTGGACCGCACCTACGAGGTGCCCTCCCTCGACCGCGGCGAGGTCGTCCGCGCCACCGGCGAGCGGGTCGACCCCGGCGGCAAGGGCGTGAACGTCTCGCGCGCGGTGACCGCCGCCGGGCAGCGCACCGTCGCGGTGCTGCCGCTGGGCGGGGCACCGGGCGCCCTCGTCGCCGACCTGCTGGACGCGCAGGGCATCGAGGTCGCGCCGGTGCCGATCACCGGACCCACCCGCTCCAACATCGCGCTCGCCGAAGCCGACGGCGTCCTGACGAAGATCAACGCACCGGGCCCCGAACTCACCCCGGCCGAACGGGAACTGCTCCTGGAGACCGTACGGCGGCAGTCGCCGGGCGCGGACTGGATCGCCTGCTGCGGCAGCCTGCCCCGCGGCCTGGCCCCCTCCTGGTACGCCGACCTGGTCGCCCGGGCGCACACCGCCGGTGTCCGCATCGCCCTGGACACCTCGGGACCGGCTCTGCTGCGGGCGCTGCGCGAGCGGCCCGACGTGGTCAAGCCGAACGCCGAGGAGCTGGCCGAGGCCGTCGGGCGTCCGCTGGCCACGGTCGGCGACGCGGTGAAGGCCGCCGAGGAGCTGCGGGAGCTGGGCGCCAGGGCCGTGCTCGCCAGCCTGGGCGCCGACGGGCAGCTGCTCGTGGACGACGCCGGCACCTGGTTCGGCACCGCCCGCGTGGGCGCCGTACGCAGCAACGTCGGCGCCGGGGACTCCTCCCTCGCCGGGTTCCTGGTCGCCGGCGGGACCGGACCCGGCGCCCTCGCCTCCGCCGTCGCACACGGCGCCGCCGCCGTCCAGCTGCCCGGCAGCGTGATGCCGACGCCGCACGACCTGGACCCGGCCGCCGTGACGGTCACGACCGAGGTGCCCGTGGACCGCGTACTGGGGGAGCCGGCGCCATGA
- a CDS encoding low temperature requirement protein A, with protein MSSPSSASAASGPPPDGHPPVRRLKARHRHEPHRAATPLELFFDLCFVVAIAQAGVQLVHAVAEGHAGQGVLNYAMVFFAIWWAWMNFTWFASAYDNDDVLYRVVTLVQIAGVLVLAAGVSRAFDDHDWVAVVIGYVIMRVAMAAQWLRAGRSAAPPESTMARSYSVGVLLCQIGWLGILFLPEDDRGWLFLVMVVLELCVPAYAERRHPSSWHPHHIAERYGLLTIIVLGETIAAATVAVKSGIEENDALGEVLPIAAGGLLIVFAAWWIYFVVPVHSYLRSSRQSFLWGYGHYLVFASAAAIGAGLEVAVEQAVGKAHISAVAASAAVTVPTSVFLLTVWALHARHFKVGLTEQLVLPTGALLVLGCTFLGADAVLVAGIVLALTVAAGVALTAWRTERERRATAPAA; from the coding sequence ATGTCCAGTCCCTCCTCCGCAAGCGCGGCCTCCGGGCCGCCCCCAGACGGCCATCCTCCGGTGCGCCGCCTGAAGGCCCGCCACCGGCACGAACCGCACCGCGCCGCCACACCGCTGGAGCTCTTCTTCGACCTCTGCTTCGTCGTCGCCATCGCCCAGGCGGGCGTCCAGCTGGTGCACGCCGTCGCCGAGGGGCATGCCGGCCAGGGCGTCCTCAACTACGCGATGGTCTTCTTCGCCATCTGGTGGGCGTGGATGAACTTCACCTGGTTCGCCTCCGCGTACGACAACGACGACGTCCTCTACCGGGTCGTCACGCTGGTCCAGATCGCCGGTGTGCTGGTCCTGGCGGCCGGGGTCTCCCGGGCCTTCGACGACCACGACTGGGTGGCCGTCGTCATCGGCTACGTGATCATGCGGGTGGCCATGGCCGCGCAGTGGCTCAGGGCGGGCCGGTCGGCCGCACCGCCGGAGAGCACCATGGCCCGGAGCTACTCGGTCGGCGTGCTGCTGTGCCAGATCGGCTGGCTGGGGATCCTGTTCCTGCCGGAGGACGACCGCGGTTGGCTGTTCCTGGTGATGGTGGTGCTGGAGCTGTGCGTACCGGCGTACGCCGAGCGCAGGCACCCGTCGTCCTGGCATCCGCACCACATCGCCGAGCGGTACGGGCTGCTCACGATCATCGTGCTCGGCGAGACCATCGCCGCGGCCACGGTCGCGGTGAAGTCGGGCATCGAGGAGAACGACGCGCTGGGCGAGGTCCTCCCGATCGCGGCCGGCGGTCTGCTGATCGTCTTCGCGGCCTGGTGGATCTACTTCGTGGTGCCCGTGCACAGCTATCTGAGGTCCAGCAGACAGTCCTTCCTGTGGGGCTACGGCCACTACCTGGTGTTCGCCTCGGCGGCGGCGATCGGGGCGGGGCTGGAGGTGGCGGTGGAGCAGGCCGTGGGCAAGGCGCACATCTCCGCGGTCGCGGCGTCCGCCGCGGTGACCGTGCCCACGTCCGTGTTCCTGCTCACGGTGTGGGCCCTGCACGCGCGGCACTTCAAGGTGGGCCTCACCGAGCAGCTCGTGCTGCCGACCGGCGCGCTGCTGGTACTCGGCTGCACCTTCCTCGGCGCCGATGCGGTGCTCGTGGCGGGGATCGTCCTGGCCCTGACCGTGGCGGCCGGGGTGGCGCTGACCGCGTGGCGCACCGAGCGGGAGCGGCGGGCGACGGCACCGGCCGCCTGA
- a CDS encoding FmdB family zinc ribbon protein — MPTYQYQCTECGEGLEAVQKFTDDALTECPNCQGRLKKVFSAVGIVFKGSGFYRNDSRGSSSSSSPASSSSKASSASSSSSDSGSSSSSSASSSGSGSSSGSGSSAAGTTAA; from the coding sequence GTGCCGACGTACCAGTACCAGTGCACCGAGTGCGGCGAGGGCCTCGAGGCGGTGCAGAAGTTCACCGACGACGCCCTTACCGAGTGCCCGAACTGCCAGGGCCGCCTGAAGAAGGTGTTCTCGGCGGTCGGCATCGTCTTCAAGGGCTCCGGCTTCTACCGCAACGACAGCCGCGGCAGCTCGTCGAGCAGCTCGCCGGCGTCGTCGTCCTCGAAGGCGTCCTCCGCTTCGTCGTCGTCCTCGGACTCGGGTTCGTCCTCGTCGTCCTCTGCGTCCTCGTCGGGGTCCGGTTCGTCGTCGGGCTCCGGCAGCTCCGCCGCGGGCACCACCGCCGCGTAG
- the mscL gene encoding large conductance mechanosensitive channel protein MscL encodes MSEKNEPSVWQGFKAFLMRGNVIDLAVAVVIGAAFTKIVNSVVDGVINPLVGAFGTQSLDSYSSCLKGPCTGTGDSATGVRILWGSVLGATLTFLITAAVVYFLMVLPMSKYLARQEARRRAKESAEEVIEVSELEVLKEIRDALIAQRGSGHDRP; translated from the coding sequence GTGAGCGAGAAGAACGAACCGAGCGTCTGGCAGGGCTTCAAGGCCTTCCTGATGCGCGGAAACGTCATCGACCTGGCGGTGGCGGTCGTCATCGGCGCCGCCTTCACCAAGATCGTCAACTCGGTGGTGGACGGGGTCATCAACCCCCTGGTCGGGGCGTTCGGCACGCAGAGCCTGGACAGTTACAGCTCCTGCCTGAAGGGCCCGTGCACCGGGACCGGCGACAGCGCCACGGGCGTGCGGATCCTCTGGGGCTCGGTGCTGGGCGCCACCCTCACGTTCCTGATCACGGCGGCCGTCGTCTACTTCCTGATGGTGCTGCCCATGTCGAAGTACCTGGCCCGGCAGGAGGCCCGCCGCAGGGCGAAGGAGAGCGCCGAGGAGGTCATCGAGGTCTCCGAGCTGGAGGTGCTCAAGGAGATCCGCGACGCCCTGATCGCACAGCGCGGTTCGGGGCACGACCGCCCGTAG
- a CDS encoding P1 family peptidase, giving the protein MTVDALTDVAGLLVGHATRTGDGWLTGTTVVLAPAGGAVAGVDVRGGGPGTKETDALDPRNLVQKVQAVVLTGGSAYGLDAASGVMAWLEERGRGVRVGPGPAHVVPVVPAACVFDLGRGGDFRARPDAATGYAAVEAAHASTPGAEVAEGCVGAGTGAVVGTLKGGVGTASTVLDSGITVAALVVANAAGSVTDPETGVLYGELFRGGRVECPAPEVHEAAGRRLEEVAARNAPPPLNTTLAVVATDADLSKAQAQKLAGTAHDGIARAVRPVHLLSDGDTVFALATGARPLDAGQPLALNEVLAAGADMVTRAIVRAVRAAEPVDGPGGAWPSYGELYGGPGAREV; this is encoded by the coding sequence ATGACAGTTGACGCATTGACGGACGTCGCCGGTCTGCTGGTGGGGCACGCGACACGCACCGGGGACGGGTGGCTCACGGGGACGACGGTGGTGCTCGCGCCGGCGGGCGGGGCGGTCGCCGGTGTGGACGTGCGCGGCGGCGGCCCCGGTACCAAGGAGACGGACGCCCTCGATCCGCGCAACCTGGTGCAGAAGGTCCAGGCGGTGGTGCTGACCGGCGGCAGCGCCTACGGGCTGGACGCGGCCTCGGGGGTGATGGCCTGGCTGGAGGAGCGGGGGCGAGGGGTGCGGGTCGGCCCCGGTCCGGCGCACGTGGTGCCGGTGGTGCCCGCGGCCTGCGTCTTCGACCTGGGCCGCGGGGGCGACTTCCGGGCCAGGCCGGATGCGGCCACCGGGTACGCGGCGGTGGAGGCGGCGCACGCGAGCACGCCGGGCGCCGAGGTGGCGGAGGGGTGTGTCGGGGCGGGCACGGGTGCCGTGGTCGGCACGCTGAAGGGCGGGGTGGGCACCGCGAGCACCGTGCTGGACTCGGGGATCACGGTGGCGGCGCTGGTGGTGGCCAACGCGGCGGGGTCGGTGACGGATCCGGAAACGGGGGTGCTGTACGGGGAGTTGTTCCGGGGCGGGCGGGTGGAGTGTCCGGCTCCGGAGGTCCACGAGGCCGCGGGACGGCGGCTGGAGGAGGTCGCGGCGAGGAACGCGCCGCCGCCGCTGAACACCACGCTCGCCGTGGTCGCCACCGACGCCGACCTGTCCAAGGCGCAGGCCCAGAAGCTGGCCGGCACCGCGCACGACGGGATCGCCCGTGCGGTACGGCCCGTGCATCTGCTCAGTGACGGTGACACGGTGTTCGCCCTGGCGACCGGGGCGCGTCCGCTCGACGCCGGGCAGCCGCTCGCGCTGAACGAGGTGCTGGCGGCGGGCGCGGACATGGTGACGCGGGCGATCGTGCGCGCGGTCCGGGCCGCCGAGCCGGTGGACGGCCCGGGCGGGGCGTGGCCGTCGTACGGCGAGCTGTACGGGGGTCCGGGAGCCCGGGAGGTCTGA
- a CDS encoding DUF6227 family protein encodes MSVPYETAAYEPPESPESPEEHLMRLLGRALNSFELPDETIRRLDCALAHDGSLHSAHHSAGLHRETYRHTWLLADGSALTLWELVHNTAPGSEPQHEVYLDEEELRAAGSRLALPPDAPDFELPVQVQLSPVPTPRHAYVPDASADHARRLLRRAENADRPDADLADRLATACGHQITQAFGGPGRAGRARVGFSLYEHAFLLRDGVEVSLWEVEHTATPDGRHMCEVYDSEDTARRAMERRAARVAP; translated from the coding sequence TTGAGCGTTCCGTACGAGACGGCAGCGTACGAACCACCCGAGTCGCCCGAGTCTCCGGAGGAGCACCTCATGCGACTGCTGGGCCGCGCCCTGAACTCCTTCGAGCTGCCCGACGAGACCATACGGCGGCTGGACTGCGCGCTGGCGCACGACGGTTCGCTGCACTCCGCGCACCACAGCGCCGGACTGCACCGGGAGACGTACCGGCACACCTGGCTGCTCGCCGACGGTTCGGCGCTCACGCTGTGGGAGCTGGTCCACAACACCGCCCCGGGCAGCGAGCCGCAGCACGAGGTCTACCTGGACGAGGAGGAGCTGCGCGCCGCCGGTTCCCGGCTGGCCCTGCCGCCCGACGCCCCCGACTTCGAACTGCCGGTGCAGGTGCAGCTGTCGCCCGTCCCGACCCCGCGCCACGCCTATGTGCCCGACGCCTCGGCGGACCACGCCCGCAGGCTGCTGCGCCGCGCGGAGAACGCGGACCGTCCCGACGCGGACCTCGCCGACCGGCTGGCCACGGCGTGCGGGCACCAGATCACCCAGGCCTTCGGCGGTCCGGGCCGCGCGGGTCGCGCCCGGGTCGGCTTCTCGCTCTACGAGCACGCGTTCCTGCTGCGCGACGGTGTGGAGGTCTCCCTGTGGGAGGTCGAGCACACGGCCACCCCGGACGGGCGCCACATGTGCGAGGTGTACGACAGCGAGGACACGGCCCGCCGGGCGATGGAGCGGCGCGCGGCCCGGGTTGCCCCCTAG
- a CDS encoding fructose-specific PTS transporter subunit EIIC — protein MSDMITADLVDLDLSADTKQAAARALAERMVALGRVTDLEGFLADVAAREAQMPTGLDGGIGIPHCRSEHVTEPTLAFGRSTAGVDFGAADGPADLIFLIAAPAGADDAHLTILSALARQLMNAGFTAALRSVGDAAGAAALIRGEEPAPAEDSTEGTTEETTEESADTGAVSAAASAETAPGSTVEDGGGPERPFRIVAVTSCPTGIAHTYMAAESLENAGRAAGVDLVVETQGSAGFTRLDPAVIAAADGVILAHDVAVREKGRFAGKPTVDTGVKAAINRPGELIGEVRDKAARGEVTSASPGATPVERGGESGEGYGTKLRKWLMSGVSYMVPFVAAGGLLIALGFAIGGYEINKAPSVMDHFVWTQADSWAALLFQIGGVAFAFLVPVLAGYIAYGMADRPGLVPGFVGGSIALTINAGFLGGLAAGLISGAVVLAIQRVPIPKSLRGIMPVVVIPLISAAVVGFLMFVVIGKPIASAQSGMTDWLNGLSGANAVLLGALLGLMMCFDLGGPVNKVAYTFATAGIAVASPSDSAMKIMAAVMAAGMVPPLAMALATTVRGRLFNAAERENGKAAWVLGASFISEGAIPFAAADPLRVIPSSMVGGAVTGALSMAFGATLRAPHGGIFVVPLIGNPLLYLVAVAAGVCVSTALVIVLKGLRKTAPGTAAQGPGGGADPSSPTPGAKQAVAA, from the coding sequence ATGAGCGACATGATCACCGCGGACCTGGTCGACCTCGACCTGTCCGCCGACACCAAGCAAGCGGCGGCGCGCGCCCTCGCGGAGCGGATGGTCGCCCTGGGCCGGGTGACCGACCTGGAGGGCTTCCTCGCCGACGTGGCCGCCCGCGAGGCCCAGATGCCGACCGGCCTCGACGGCGGGATCGGCATCCCGCACTGCCGCAGCGAGCACGTCACCGAGCCGACGCTCGCCTTCGGGCGCAGCACGGCCGGTGTCGACTTCGGGGCGGCGGACGGACCGGCCGACCTGATCTTCCTCATCGCCGCTCCGGCGGGCGCCGACGACGCCCACCTGACGATCCTCTCCGCGCTGGCCCGGCAGCTCATGAACGCCGGGTTCACCGCCGCCCTGCGCTCGGTGGGCGACGCGGCGGGCGCCGCCGCGCTCATCCGCGGGGAGGAGCCGGCACCGGCCGAGGACAGCACCGAGGGCACGACTGAGGAGACCACCGAGGAGAGCGCGGACACCGGGGCGGTCTCGGCGGCGGCCTCCGCCGAGACCGCCCCGGGCAGCACGGTCGAGGACGGCGGCGGGCCCGAGCGCCCCTTCCGCATCGTCGCCGTCACCTCCTGCCCCACCGGCATCGCGCACACCTACATGGCGGCCGAGTCCCTGGAGAACGCGGGCCGCGCGGCGGGCGTCGACCTCGTCGTCGAGACCCAGGGCTCGGCCGGCTTCACCCGGCTCGACCCGGCGGTGATCGCGGCGGCGGACGGCGTGATCCTCGCCCACGACGTCGCCGTGCGCGAGAAGGGCCGCTTCGCCGGGAAGCCCACCGTCGACACCGGCGTCAAGGCCGCCATCAACCGGCCGGGAGAGCTGATCGGCGAGGTCCGCGACAAGGCGGCCCGCGGTGAGGTCACCTCCGCCTCCCCGGGCGCGACGCCCGTCGAACGCGGCGGCGAGTCCGGCGAGGGCTACGGCACCAAGCTCCGCAAGTGGCTGATGTCCGGGGTCAGCTACATGGTCCCGTTCGTCGCCGCGGGCGGTCTGCTGATCGCCCTGGGCTTCGCGATCGGCGGCTACGAGATCAACAAGGCGCCCTCCGTGATGGACCACTTCGTGTGGACCCAGGCGGACAGCTGGGCGGCGCTGCTGTTCCAGATCGGCGGCGTGGCCTTCGCCTTCCTCGTCCCGGTGCTGGCCGGCTACATCGCCTACGGCATGGCCGACCGGCCGGGCCTGGTCCCCGGCTTCGTCGGCGGCTCGATCGCGCTGACCATCAACGCCGGCTTCCTCGGCGGTCTGGCGGCCGGTCTGATCTCCGGCGCGGTGGTGCTGGCGATCCAGCGGGTCCCGATACCGAAGTCGCTGCGCGGCATCATGCCGGTGGTGGTGATCCCGCTCATCTCGGCGGCGGTCGTCGGGTTCCTGATGTTCGTCGTGATCGGCAAGCCCATCGCGTCCGCGCAGTCGGGGATGACCGACTGGCTGAACGGCCTGTCCGGCGCCAACGCCGTCCTGCTCGGCGCGCTGCTCGGCCTGATGATGTGCTTCGACCTCGGCGGCCCGGTCAACAAGGTCGCCTACACCTTCGCCACCGCGGGCATCGCGGTCGCCAGCCCCAGCGACTCGGCGATGAAGATCATGGCGGCGGTGATGGCGGCCGGCATGGTCCCGCCGCTGGCGATGGCCCTGGCCACCACCGTGCGCGGCCGGCTCTTCAACGCCGCCGAGCGCGAGAACGGCAAGGCCGCCTGGGTCCTGGGCGCCTCCTTCATCTCCGAGGGCGCGATCCCGTTCGCCGCGGCCGACCCGCTGCGCGTCATCCCGTCCTCGATGGTGGGCGGCGCCGTCACCGGCGCCCTGTCGATGGCCTTCGGCGCGACGCTGCGCGCCCCGCACGGCGGCATCTTCGTGGTCCCGCTGATCGGCAACCCGCTGCTCTACCTGGTCGCCGTCGCGGCCGGTGTCTGTGTCAGCACGGCTCTGGTGATCGTCCTCAAGGGGCTGCGCAAGACGGCGCCGGGAACGGCGGCCCAGGGACCCGGCGGGGGCGCGGACCCGTCGTCCCCGACGCCGGGCGCGAAGCAGGCGGTGGCCGCGTAG
- a CDS encoding DeoR/GlpR family DNA-binding transcription regulator codes for MYAPERQQEILRLARDGGRVDVVSLAEEFQVTAETIRRDLKALDRAGLLRRVHGGAIPAGRLDFEPDLAERESTAADEKDRIARAALAELPAEGTLILDAGSTVARMAAAIPPEASLTVVTHSLPIAARLADHPGIQLHIVGGRVRHRTRAAVDAWALRAYGEIRADVAVVAANGFSVEHGLTTPDLAEAAVKRAALSAARRVVLLADSSKYAQEHFARFGALGDVDLLITDKGLTPEDAGDIERAGTEVVRA; via the coding sequence ATGTACGCACCGGAGCGGCAGCAGGAGATCCTCCGGCTCGCCCGGGACGGCGGCCGGGTGGATGTGGTGTCGCTGGCCGAGGAGTTCCAGGTGACGGCGGAGACCATCCGCCGCGACCTCAAGGCGCTCGACCGCGCGGGGCTGCTCCGCCGGGTGCACGGCGGCGCGATCCCGGCCGGACGGCTCGACTTCGAGCCGGACCTCGCCGAGCGCGAGTCCACGGCCGCCGACGAGAAGGACCGCATCGCCAGGGCGGCCCTCGCGGAACTGCCGGCCGAGGGCACGCTGATCCTCGACGCCGGTTCCACGGTGGCCCGCATGGCCGCGGCGATCCCGCCGGAGGCCTCGCTGACCGTGGTCACCCACAGCCTGCCCATCGCGGCCCGCCTCGCCGACCACCCCGGCATCCAGCTCCACATCGTCGGAGGGCGCGTGCGCCACCGTACCCGCGCCGCCGTGGACGCCTGGGCGCTGCGCGCGTACGGCGAGATCCGCGCCGACGTGGCCGTGGTGGCGGCCAACGGGTTCTCCGTGGAGCACGGACTGACCACCCCCGACCTCGCCGAGGCCGCCGTCAAGCGGGCCGCCCTGAGCGCCGCCCGGCGCGTGGTGCTGCTCGCCGACTCCTCCAAGTACGCCCAGGAGCACTTCGCCCGCTTCGGCGCCCTCGGCGACGTGGACCTGCTGATCACCGACAAGGGACTGACCCCCGAGGACGCGGGCGACATCGAGCGCGCCGGCACGGAAGTAGTACGCGCATGA
- a CDS encoding Ig-like domain-containing protein: MTTPDIATRRVLGACAALVVGALTLTACGGSASADDKKDGKGGAGSADTSVAKLVISAKDGSTGASINSTGVKVSDGKLTDVRMTVSESGAAVPGAVSGDGGSWKPKEQLERGTKYRITARAKDANGRTAAADSVFTTVSPDNSFVGTYTPDGGSTVGVGMPVSFTFDKAITDKKSVRSHITVTSSSGQEVVGHWFGAQRLDFRPEEYWKAGSKVTMKIDLDGVEGANGRYGVQKKTVTFTVGRAQVSTVDADTQTMTVVRDGRTLKSVPISAGSAANPTYNGQMVISEKSEQTRMNGSTVGFGGEYDIPDVPHAMRLSQSGTFIHGNYWYNRGNPPFGAQGTSHGCVGLADAQGAQGDTPGKWFYDNSLIGDVVVVKNSPDDTVAPDNGLNGWNMPWSEWTAQSAA; the protein is encoded by the coding sequence GTGACAACGCCGGACATAGCCACGCGGCGCGTACTGGGGGCCTGTGCCGCCCTGGTGGTCGGCGCCCTCACCCTCACCGCCTGCGGCGGCAGCGCCAGCGCCGACGACAAGAAGGACGGCAAGGGCGGCGCCGGGTCCGCCGACACCTCGGTCGCCAAGCTCGTGATCTCGGCGAAGGACGGGTCGACCGGCGCCTCGATCAACTCGACCGGTGTGAAGGTCAGCGACGGCAAGCTCACCGACGTACGGATGACCGTGTCGGAGAGCGGTGCCGCCGTACCGGGCGCGGTGTCCGGCGACGGCGGCAGCTGGAAGCCGAAGGAGCAGCTGGAGCGGGGCACGAAGTACCGGATCACGGCACGGGCGAAGGACGCGAACGGCCGTACGGCCGCCGCCGACTCGGTCTTCACGACCGTCTCCCCGGACAACAGTTTCGTCGGCACGTACACCCCGGACGGCGGCAGCACGGTCGGGGTGGGGATGCCGGTGTCGTTCACCTTCGACAAGGCGATCACCGACAAGAAGAGCGTGCGGTCGCACATCACGGTCACCTCCAGCAGCGGGCAGGAGGTGGTCGGGCACTGGTTCGGCGCGCAGCGGCTCGACTTCCGGCCCGAGGAGTACTGGAAGGCCGGTTCCAAGGTCACGATGAAGATCGACCTGGACGGGGTGGAGGGCGCGAACGGCCGCTACGGCGTGCAGAAGAAGACCGTGACCTTCACCGTGGGCCGCGCGCAGGTCTCCACGGTGGACGCGGACACGCAGACCATGACCGTGGTGCGCGACGGCAGGACGCTCAAGTCGGTCCCGATCTCCGCGGGCAGCGCCGCGAACCCGACGTACAACGGGCAGATGGTGATCTCGGAGAAGTCCGAGCAGACGCGCATGAACGGGTCGACGGTCGGGTTCGGCGGCGAGTACGACATCCCGGACGTGCCGCACGCGATGCGGCTGAGCCAGTCCGGCACCTTCATCCACGGCAACTACTGGTACAACCGCGGAAACCCGCCCTTCGGCGCCCAGGGCACCAGCCACGGTTGCGTCGGGCTGGCGGACGCGCAGGGCGCGCAGGGCGACACCCCGGGCAAGTGGTTCTACGACAACTCGCTGATCGGGGACGTCGTGGTCGTCAAGAACTCCCCGGACGACACGGTCGCGCCGGACAACGGGCTCAACGGCTGGAACATGCCCTGGAGCGAGTGGACCGCCCAAAGCGCGGCCTGA